A portion of the Macaca mulatta isolate MMU2019108-1 chromosome 4, T2T-MMU8v2.0, whole genome shotgun sequence genome contains these proteins:
- the TUBB gene encoding tubulin beta chain isoform X10 — MREIVHIQAGQCGNQIGAKFWEVISDEHGIDPTGTYHGDSDLQLDRISVYYNEATGGKYVPRAILVDLEPGTMDSVRSGPFGQIFRPDNFVFGQSGAGNNWAKGHYTEGAELVDSVLDVVRKEVDEQMLNVQNKNSSYFVEWIPNNVKTAVCDIPPRGLKMAVTFIGNSTAIQELFKRISEQFTAMFRRKAFLHWYTGEGMDEMEFTEAESNMNDLVSEYQQYQDATAEEEEDFGEEAEEEA, encoded by the exons atGAGGGAAATCGTGCACATCCAGGCCGGTCAGTGTGGCAACCAGATCGGTGCCAAG TTCTGGGAGGTGATCAGTGATGAACATGGCATCGACCCCACCGGCACCTACCACGGGGACAGCGACCTGCAGCTGGACCGCATCTCCGTGTACTACAATGAAGCCACAG GTGGCAAATATGTTCCTCGTGCCATCCTGGTGGATCTAGAACCTGGGACCATGGACTCTGTTCGCTCAGGTCCTTTTGGCCAGATCTTTAGACCAGACAACTTTGTATTTG GTCAGTCTGGGGCAGGTAACAACTGGGCCAAAGGCCACTACACAGAGGGGGCCGAGCTGGTTGATTCTGTCCTGGATGTGGTACGGAAGGAG GTCGATGAGCAGATGCTTAACGTGCAGAACAAAAACAGCAGCTACTTTGTGGAATGGATCCCCAACAACGTCAAGACAGCTGTCTGTGACATCCCACCTCGTGGCCTCAAGATGGCAGTCACCTTCATCGGCAACAGCACGGCCATCCAGGAGCTCTTCAAGCGCATCTCGGAGCAGTTCACTGCCATGTTCCGCCGGAAGGCCTTCCTCCACTGGTACACAGGCGAGGGCATGGACGAGATGGAGTTCACTGAGGCTGAGAGCAACATGAACGACCTCGTCTCTGAGTATCAGCAGTACCAGGATGCCACcgcagaagaggaggaggatttCGGTGAGGAGGCCGAAGAGGAGGCCTAA
- the TUBB gene encoding tubulin beta chain isoform X9 — protein sequence MREIVHIQAGQCGNQIGAKFWEVISDEHGIDPTGTYHGDSDLQLDRISVYYNEATGGKYVPRAILVDLEPGTMDSVRSGPFGQIFRPDNFVFGQSGAGNNWAKGHYTEGAELVDSVLDVVRKEAESCDCLQLNADLRKLAVNMVPFPRLHFFMPGFAPLTSRGSQQYRALTVPELTQQVFDAKNMMAACDPRHGRYLTVAAVFRGRMSMKEVDEQMLNVQNKNSSYFVEWIPNNVKTAVCDIPPRGLKMAVTFIGNSTAIQELFKRISEQFTAMFRRKAFLHWYTGEGMDEMEFTEAESNMNDLVSEYQQYQDATAEEEEDFGEEAEEEA from the exons atGAGGGAAATCGTGCACATCCAGGCCGGTCAGTGTGGCAACCAGATCGGTGCCAAG TTCTGGGAGGTGATCAGTGATGAACATGGCATCGACCCCACCGGCACCTACCACGGGGACAGCGACCTGCAGCTGGACCGCATCTCCGTGTACTACAATGAAGCCACAG GTGGCAAATATGTTCCTCGTGCCATCCTGGTGGATCTAGAACCTGGGACCATGGACTCTGTTCGCTCAGGTCCTTTTGGCCAGATCTTTAGACCAGACAACTTTGTATTTG GTCAGTCTGGGGCAGGTAACAACTGGGCCAAAGGCCACTACACAGAGGGGGCCGAGCTGGTTGATTCTGTCCTGGATGTGGTACGGAAGGAGGCAGAGAGCTGTGACTGCCT CCAGCTCAATGCTGACCTCCGCAAATTGGCAGTCAACATGGTCCCCTTCCCACGCCTCCATTTCTTTATGCCTGGCTTTGCCCCTCTCACCAGCCGTGGAAGCCAGCAATATCGAGCTCTTACAGTGCCAGAACTCACCCAGCAGGTCTTCGATGCCAAGAACATGATGGCTGCCTGTGACCCCCGCCACGGCCGATACCTCACCGTGGCTGCTGTCTTCCGTGGTCGGATGTCCATGAAGGAGGTCGATGAGCAGATGCTTAACGTGCAGAACAAAAACAGCAGCTACTTTGTGGAATGGATCCCCAACAACGTCAAGACAGCTGTCTGTGACATCCCACCTCGTGGCCTCAAGATGGCAGTCACCTTCATCGGCAACAGCACGGCCATCCAGGAGCTCTTCAAGCGCATCTCGGAGCAGTTCACTGCCATGTTCCGCCGGAAGGCCTTCCTCCACTGGTACACAGGCGAGGGCATGGACGAGATGGAGTTCACTGAGGCTGAGAGCAACATGAACGACCTCGTCTCTGAGTATCAGCAGTACCAGGATGCCACcgcagaagaggaggaggatttCGGTGAGGAGGCCGAAGAGGAGGCCTAA
- the TUBB gene encoding tubulin beta chain isoform X8: MREIVHIQAGQCGNQIGAKFWEVISDEHGIDPTGTYHGDSDLQLDRISLTHSLGGGTGSGMGTLLISKIREEYPDRIMNTFSVVPSPKVSDTVVEPYNATLSVHQLVENTDETYCIDNEALYDICFRTLKLTTPTYGDLNHLVSATMSGVTTCLRFPGQLNADLRKLAVNMVPFPRLHFFMPGFAPLTSRGSQQYRALTVPELTQQVFDAKNMMAACDPRHGRYLTVAAVFRGRMSMKEVDEQMLNVQNKNSSYFVEWIPNNVKTAVCDIPPRGLKMAVTFIGNSTAIQELFKRISEQFTAMFRRKAFLHWYTGEGMDEMEFTEAESNMNDLVSEYQQYQDATAEEEEDFGEEAEEEA, translated from the exons atGAGGGAAATCGTGCACATCCAGGCCGGTCAGTGTGGCAACCAGATCGGTGCCAAG TTCTGGGAGGTGATCAGTGATGAACATGGCATCGACCCCACCGGCACCTACCACGGGGACAGCGACCTGCAGCTGGACCGCATCTCC CTGACCCACTCACTGGGTGGAGGCACAGGCTCTGGAATGGGCACTCTCCTTATCAGCAAGATCCGAGAAGAGTACCCTGATCGCATCATGAACACCTTCAGTGTGGTTCCTTCACCCAAAGTATCTGACACCGTGGTTGAGCCCTACAATGCCACCCTCTCCGTCCATCAGTTGGTAGAGAACACTGATGAGACCTATTGCATTGACAACGAGGCCCTCTATGATATCTGCTTCCGTACTCTGAAGCTGACCACACCAACCTACGGGGATCTGAACCACCTCGTCTCAGCCACCATGAGCGGTGTCACCACCTGCCTCCGCTTCCCTGGCCAGCTCAATGCTGACCTCCGCAAATTGGCAGTCAACATGGTCCCCTTCCCACGCCTCCATTTCTTTATGCCTGGCTTTGCCCCTCTCACCAGCCGTGGAAGCCAGCAATATCGAGCTCTTACAGTGCCAGAACTCACCCAGCAGGTCTTCGATGCCAAGAACATGATGGCTGCCTGTGACCCCCGCCACGGCCGATACCTCACCGTGGCTGCTGTCTTCCGTGGTCGGATGTCCATGAAGGAGGTCGATGAGCAGATGCTTAACGTGCAGAACAAAAACAGCAGCTACTTTGTGGAATGGATCCCCAACAACGTCAAGACAGCTGTCTGTGACATCCCACCTCGTGGCCTCAAGATGGCAGTCACCTTCATCGGCAACAGCACGGCCATCCAGGAGCTCTTCAAGCGCATCTCGGAGCAGTTCACTGCCATGTTCCGCCGGAAGGCCTTCCTCCACTGGTACACAGGCGAGGGCATGGACGAGATGGAGTTCACTGAGGCTGAGAGCAACATGAACGACCTCGTCTCTGAGTATCAGCAGTACCAGGATGCCACcgcagaagaggaggaggatttCGGTGAGGAGGCCGAAGAGGAGGCCTAA
- the TUBB gene encoding tubulin beta chain isoform X4, whose protein sequence is MREIVHIQAGQCGKYVPRAILVDLEPGTMDSVRSGPFGQIFRPDNFVFGQSGAGNNWAKGHYTEGAELVDSVLDVVRKEAESCDCLQGFQLTHSLGGGTGSGMGTLLISKIREEYPDRIMNTFSVVPSPKVSDTVVEPYNATLSVHQLVENTDETYCIDNEALYDICFRTLKLTTPTYGDLNHLVSATMSGVTTCLRFPGQLNADLRKLAVNMVPFPRLHFFMPGFAPLTSRGSQQYRALTVPELTQQVFDAKNMMAACDPRHGRYLTVAAVFRGRMSMKEVDEQMLNVQNKNSSYFVEWIPNNVKTAVCDIPPRGLKMAVTFIGNSTAIQELFKRISEQFTAMFRRKAFLHWYTGEGMDEMEFTEAESNMNDLVSEYQQYQDATAEEEEDFGEEAEEEA, encoded by the exons atGAGGGAAATCGTGCACATCCAGGCCGGTCAGT GTGGCAAATATGTTCCTCGTGCCATCCTGGTGGATCTAGAACCTGGGACCATGGACTCTGTTCGCTCAGGTCCTTTTGGCCAGATCTTTAGACCAGACAACTTTGTATTTG GTCAGTCTGGGGCAGGTAACAACTGGGCCAAAGGCCACTACACAGAGGGGGCCGAGCTGGTTGATTCTGTCCTGGATGTGGTACGGAAGGAGGCAGAGAGCTGTGACTGCCTGCAGGGCTTCCAGCTGACCCACTCACTGGGTGGAGGCACAGGCTCTGGAATGGGCACTCTCCTTATCAGCAAGATCCGAGAAGAGTACCCTGATCGCATCATGAACACCTTCAGTGTGGTTCCTTCACCCAAAGTATCTGACACCGTGGTTGAGCCCTACAATGCCACCCTCTCCGTCCATCAGTTGGTAGAGAACACTGATGAGACCTATTGCATTGACAACGAGGCCCTCTATGATATCTGCTTCCGTACTCTGAAGCTGACCACACCAACCTACGGGGATCTGAACCACCTCGTCTCAGCCACCATGAGCGGTGTCACCACCTGCCTCCGCTTCCCTGGCCAGCTCAATGCTGACCTCCGCAAATTGGCAGTCAACATGGTCCCCTTCCCACGCCTCCATTTCTTTATGCCTGGCTTTGCCCCTCTCACCAGCCGTGGAAGCCAGCAATATCGAGCTCTTACAGTGCCAGAACTCACCCAGCAGGTCTTCGATGCCAAGAACATGATGGCTGCCTGTGACCCCCGCCACGGCCGATACCTCACCGTGGCTGCTGTCTTCCGTGGTCGGATGTCCATGAAGGAGGTCGATGAGCAGATGCTTAACGTGCAGAACAAAAACAGCAGCTACTTTGTGGAATGGATCCCCAACAACGTCAAGACAGCTGTCTGTGACATCCCACCTCGTGGCCTCAAGATGGCAGTCACCTTCATCGGCAACAGCACGGCCATCCAGGAGCTCTTCAAGCGCATCTCGGAGCAGTTCACTGCCATGTTCCGCCGGAAGGCCTTCCTCCACTGGTACACAGGCGAGGGCATGGACGAGATGGAGTTCACTGAGGCTGAGAGCAACATGAACGACCTCGTCTCTGAGTATCAGCAGTACCAGGATGCCACcgcagaagaggaggaggatttCGGTGAGGAGGCCGAAGAGGAGGCCTAA
- the TUBB gene encoding tubulin beta chain isoform X5, with translation MREIVHIQAGQCGNQIGAKFWEVISDEHGIDPTGTYHGDSDLQLDRISVYYNEATGGKYVPRAILVDLEPGTMDSVRSGPFGQIFRPDNFGFQLTHSLGGGTGSGMGTLLISKIREEYPDRIMNTFSVVPSPKVSDTVVEPYNATLSVHQLVENTDETYCIDNEALYDICFRTLKLTTPTYGDLNHLVSATMSGVTTCLRFPGQLNADLRKLAVNMVPFPRLHFFMPGFAPLTSRGSQQYRALTVPELTQQVFDAKNMMAACDPRHGRYLTVAAVFRGRMSMKEVDEQMLNVQNKNSSYFVEWIPNNVKTAVCDIPPRGLKMAVTFIGNSTAIQELFKRISEQFTAMFRRKAFLHWYTGEGMDEMEFTEAESNMNDLVSEYQQYQDATAEEEEDFGEEAEEEA, from the exons atGAGGGAAATCGTGCACATCCAGGCCGGTCAGTGTGGCAACCAGATCGGTGCCAAG TTCTGGGAGGTGATCAGTGATGAACATGGCATCGACCCCACCGGCACCTACCACGGGGACAGCGACCTGCAGCTGGACCGCATCTCCGTGTACTACAATGAAGCCACAG GTGGCAAATATGTTCCTCGTGCCATCCTGGTGGATCTAGAACCTGGGACCATGGACTCTGTTCGCTCAGGTCCTTTTGGCCAGATCTTTAGACCAGACAACTTT GGCTTCCAGCTGACCCACTCACTGGGTGGAGGCACAGGCTCTGGAATGGGCACTCTCCTTATCAGCAAGATCCGAGAAGAGTACCCTGATCGCATCATGAACACCTTCAGTGTGGTTCCTTCACCCAAAGTATCTGACACCGTGGTTGAGCCCTACAATGCCACCCTCTCCGTCCATCAGTTGGTAGAGAACACTGATGAGACCTATTGCATTGACAACGAGGCCCTCTATGATATCTGCTTCCGTACTCTGAAGCTGACCACACCAACCTACGGGGATCTGAACCACCTCGTCTCAGCCACCATGAGCGGTGTCACCACCTGCCTCCGCTTCCCTGGCCAGCTCAATGCTGACCTCCGCAAATTGGCAGTCAACATGGTCCCCTTCCCACGCCTCCATTTCTTTATGCCTGGCTTTGCCCCTCTCACCAGCCGTGGAAGCCAGCAATATCGAGCTCTTACAGTGCCAGAACTCACCCAGCAGGTCTTCGATGCCAAGAACATGATGGCTGCCTGTGACCCCCGCCACGGCCGATACCTCACCGTGGCTGCTGTCTTCCGTGGTCGGATGTCCATGAAGGAGGTCGATGAGCAGATGCTTAACGTGCAGAACAAAAACAGCAGCTACTTTGTGGAATGGATCCCCAACAACGTCAAGACAGCTGTCTGTGACATCCCACCTCGTGGCCTCAAGATGGCAGTCACCTTCATCGGCAACAGCACGGCCATCCAGGAGCTCTTCAAGCGCATCTCGGAGCAGTTCACTGCCATGTTCCGCCGGAAGGCCTTCCTCCACTGGTACACAGGCGAGGGCATGGACGAGATGGAGTTCACTGAGGCTGAGAGCAACATGAACGACCTCGTCTCTGAGTATCAGCAGTACCAGGATGCCACcgcagaagaggaggaggatttCGGTGAGGAGGCCGAAGAGGAGGCCTAA
- the TUBB gene encoding tubulin beta chain isoform X1 codes for MREIVHIQAGQCGNQIGAKFWEVISDEHGIDPTGTYHGDSDLQLDRISVYYNEATGGKYVPRAILVDLEPGTMDSVRSGPFGQIFRPDNFVFGQSGAGNNWSCDCLQGFQLTHSLGGGTGSGMGTLLISKIREEYPDRIMNTFSVVPSPKVSDTVVEPYNATLSVHQLVENTDETYCIDNEALYDICFRTLKLTTPTYGDLNHLVSATMSGVTTCLRFPGQLNADLRKLAVNMVPFPRLHFFMPGFAPLTSRGSQQYRALTVPELTQQVFDAKNMMAACDPRHGRYLTVAAVFRGRMSMKEVDEQMLNVQNKNSSYFVEWIPNNVKTAVCDIPPRGLKMAVTFIGNSTAIQELFKRISEQFTAMFRRKAFLHWYTGEGMDEMEFTEAESNMNDLVSEYQQYQDATAEEEEDFGEEAEEEA; via the exons atGAGGGAAATCGTGCACATCCAGGCCGGTCAGTGTGGCAACCAGATCGGTGCCAAG TTCTGGGAGGTGATCAGTGATGAACATGGCATCGACCCCACCGGCACCTACCACGGGGACAGCGACCTGCAGCTGGACCGCATCTCCGTGTACTACAATGAAGCCACAG GTGGCAAATATGTTCCTCGTGCCATCCTGGTGGATCTAGAACCTGGGACCATGGACTCTGTTCGCTCAGGTCCTTTTGGCCAGATCTTTAGACCAGACAACTTTGTATTTG GTCAGTCTGGGGCAGGTAACAACTGG AGCTGTGACTGCCTGCAGGGCTTCCAGCTGACCCACTCACTGGGTGGAGGCACAGGCTCTGGAATGGGCACTCTCCTTATCAGCAAGATCCGAGAAGAGTACCCTGATCGCATCATGAACACCTTCAGTGTGGTTCCTTCACCCAAAGTATCTGACACCGTGGTTGAGCCCTACAATGCCACCCTCTCCGTCCATCAGTTGGTAGAGAACACTGATGAGACCTATTGCATTGACAACGAGGCCCTCTATGATATCTGCTTCCGTACTCTGAAGCTGACCACACCAACCTACGGGGATCTGAACCACCTCGTCTCAGCCACCATGAGCGGTGTCACCACCTGCCTCCGCTTCCCTGGCCAGCTCAATGCTGACCTCCGCAAATTGGCAGTCAACATGGTCCCCTTCCCACGCCTCCATTTCTTTATGCCTGGCTTTGCCCCTCTCACCAGCCGTGGAAGCCAGCAATATCGAGCTCTTACAGTGCCAGAACTCACCCAGCAGGTCTTCGATGCCAAGAACATGATGGCTGCCTGTGACCCCCGCCACGGCCGATACCTCACCGTGGCTGCTGTCTTCCGTGGTCGGATGTCCATGAAGGAGGTCGATGAGCAGATGCTTAACGTGCAGAACAAAAACAGCAGCTACTTTGTGGAATGGATCCCCAACAACGTCAAGACAGCTGTCTGTGACATCCCACCTCGTGGCCTCAAGATGGCAGTCACCTTCATCGGCAACAGCACGGCCATCCAGGAGCTCTTCAAGCGCATCTCGGAGCAGTTCACTGCCATGTTCCGCCGGAAGGCCTTCCTCCACTGGTACACAGGCGAGGGCATGGACGAGATGGAGTTCACTGAGGCTGAGAGCAACATGAACGACCTCGTCTCTGAGTATCAGCAGTACCAGGATGCCACcgcagaagaggaggaggatttCGGTGAGGAGGCCGAAGAGGAGGCCTAA
- the TUBB gene encoding tubulin beta chain isoform X7: protein MREIVHIQAGQCGNQIGAKFWEVISDEHGIDPTGTYHGDSDLQLDRISVYYNEATGGKYVPRAILVDLEPGTMDSVRSGPFGQIFRPDNFVFGQSGAGNNWAKGHYTEGAELVDSVLDVVRKEAESCDCLQGFQLTTPTYGDLNHLVSATMSGVTTCLRFPGQLNADLRKLAVNMVPFPRLHFFMPGFAPLTSRGSQQYRALTVPELTQQVFDAKNMMAACDPRHGRYLTVAAVFRGRMSMKEVDEQMLNVQNKNSSYFVEWIPNNVKTAVCDIPPRGLKMAVTFIGNSTAIQELFKRISEQFTAMFRRKAFLHWYTGEGMDEMEFTEAESNMNDLVSEYQQYQDATAEEEEDFGEEAEEEA from the exons atGAGGGAAATCGTGCACATCCAGGCCGGTCAGTGTGGCAACCAGATCGGTGCCAAG TTCTGGGAGGTGATCAGTGATGAACATGGCATCGACCCCACCGGCACCTACCACGGGGACAGCGACCTGCAGCTGGACCGCATCTCCGTGTACTACAATGAAGCCACAG GTGGCAAATATGTTCCTCGTGCCATCCTGGTGGATCTAGAACCTGGGACCATGGACTCTGTTCGCTCAGGTCCTTTTGGCCAGATCTTTAGACCAGACAACTTTGTATTTG GTCAGTCTGGGGCAGGTAACAACTGGGCCAAAGGCCACTACACAGAGGGGGCCGAGCTGGTTGATTCTGTCCTGGATGTGGTACGGAAGGAGGCAGAGAGCTGTGACTGCCTGCAGGGCTTCC AGCTGACCACACCAACCTACGGGGATCTGAACCACCTCGTCTCAGCCACCATGAGCGGTGTCACCACCTGCCTCCGCTTCCCTGGCCAGCTCAATGCTGACCTCCGCAAATTGGCAGTCAACATGGTCCCCTTCCCACGCCTCCATTTCTTTATGCCTGGCTTTGCCCCTCTCACCAGCCGTGGAAGCCAGCAATATCGAGCTCTTACAGTGCCAGAACTCACCCAGCAGGTCTTCGATGCCAAGAACATGATGGCTGCCTGTGACCCCCGCCACGGCCGATACCTCACCGTGGCTGCTGTCTTCCGTGGTCGGATGTCCATGAAGGAGGTCGATGAGCAGATGCTTAACGTGCAGAACAAAAACAGCAGCTACTTTGTGGAATGGATCCCCAACAACGTCAAGACAGCTGTCTGTGACATCCCACCTCGTGGCCTCAAGATGGCAGTCACCTTCATCGGCAACAGCACGGCCATCCAGGAGCTCTTCAAGCGCATCTCGGAGCAGTTCACTGCCATGTTCCGCCGGAAGGCCTTCCTCCACTGGTACACAGGCGAGGGCATGGACGAGATGGAGTTCACTGAGGCTGAGAGCAACATGAACGACCTCGTCTCTGAGTATCAGCAGTACCAGGATGCCACcgcagaagaggaggaggatttCGGTGAGGAGGCCGAAGAGGAGGCCTAA
- the TUBB gene encoding tubulin beta chain isoform X6 produces MDSVRSGPFGQIFRPDNFVFGQSGAGNNWAKGHYTEGAELVDSVLDVVRKEAESCDCLQGFQLTHSLGGGTGSGMGTLLISKIREEYPDRIMNTFSVVPSPKVSDTVVEPYNATLSVHQLVENTDETYCIDNEALYDICFRTLKLTTPTYGDLNHLVSATMSGVTTCLRFPGQLNADLRKLAVNMVPFPRLHFFMPGFAPLTSRGSQQYRALTVPELTQQVFDAKNMMAACDPRHGRYLTVAAVFRGRMSMKEVDEQMLNVQNKNSSYFVEWIPNNVKTAVCDIPPRGLKMAVTFIGNSTAIQELFKRISEQFTAMFRRKAFLHWYTGEGMDEMEFTEAESNMNDLVSEYQQYQDATAEEEEDFGEEAEEEA; encoded by the exons ATGGACTCTGTTCGCTCAGGTCCTTTTGGCCAGATCTTTAGACCAGACAACTTTGTATTTG GTCAGTCTGGGGCAGGTAACAACTGGGCCAAAGGCCACTACACAGAGGGGGCCGAGCTGGTTGATTCTGTCCTGGATGTGGTACGGAAGGAGGCAGAGAGCTGTGACTGCCTGCAGGGCTTCCAGCTGACCCACTCACTGGGTGGAGGCACAGGCTCTGGAATGGGCACTCTCCTTATCAGCAAGATCCGAGAAGAGTACCCTGATCGCATCATGAACACCTTCAGTGTGGTTCCTTCACCCAAAGTATCTGACACCGTGGTTGAGCCCTACAATGCCACCCTCTCCGTCCATCAGTTGGTAGAGAACACTGATGAGACCTATTGCATTGACAACGAGGCCCTCTATGATATCTGCTTCCGTACTCTGAAGCTGACCACACCAACCTACGGGGATCTGAACCACCTCGTCTCAGCCACCATGAGCGGTGTCACCACCTGCCTCCGCTTCCCTGGCCAGCTCAATGCTGACCTCCGCAAATTGGCAGTCAACATGGTCCCCTTCCCACGCCTCCATTTCTTTATGCCTGGCTTTGCCCCTCTCACCAGCCGTGGAAGCCAGCAATATCGAGCTCTTACAGTGCCAGAACTCACCCAGCAGGTCTTCGATGCCAAGAACATGATGGCTGCCTGTGACCCCCGCCACGGCCGATACCTCACCGTGGCTGCTGTCTTCCGTGGTCGGATGTCCATGAAGGAGGTCGATGAGCAGATGCTTAACGTGCAGAACAAAAACAGCAGCTACTTTGTGGAATGGATCCCCAACAACGTCAAGACAGCTGTCTGTGACATCCCACCTCGTGGCCTCAAGATGGCAGTCACCTTCATCGGCAACAGCACGGCCATCCAGGAGCTCTTCAAGCGCATCTCGGAGCAGTTCACTGCCATGTTCCGCCGGAAGGCCTTCCTCCACTGGTACACAGGCGAGGGCATGGACGAGATGGAGTTCACTGAGGCTGAGAGCAACATGAACGACCTCGTCTCTGAGTATCAGCAGTACCAGGATGCCACcgcagaagaggaggaggatttCGGTGAGGAGGCCGAAGAGGAGGCCTAA
- the TUBB gene encoding tubulin beta chain isoform X2 gives MREIVHIQAGQCGNQIGAKFWEVISDEHGIDPTGTYHGDSDLQLDRISVYYNEATGGKYVPRAILVDLEPGTMDSVRSGPFGQIFRPDNFVFGQSGAGNNWAKGHYTEGAELVDSVLDVVRKEAESCDCLQGFQLTHSLGGVSDTVVEPYNATLSVHQLVENTDETYCIDNEALYDICFRTLKLTTPTYGDLNHLVSATMSGVTTCLRFPGQLNADLRKLAVNMVPFPRLHFFMPGFAPLTSRGSQQYRALTVPELTQQVFDAKNMMAACDPRHGRYLTVAAVFRGRMSMKEVDEQMLNVQNKNSSYFVEWIPNNVKTAVCDIPPRGLKMAVTFIGNSTAIQELFKRISEQFTAMFRRKAFLHWYTGEGMDEMEFTEAESNMNDLVSEYQQYQDATAEEEEDFGEEAEEEA, from the exons atGAGGGAAATCGTGCACATCCAGGCCGGTCAGTGTGGCAACCAGATCGGTGCCAAG TTCTGGGAGGTGATCAGTGATGAACATGGCATCGACCCCACCGGCACCTACCACGGGGACAGCGACCTGCAGCTGGACCGCATCTCCGTGTACTACAATGAAGCCACAG GTGGCAAATATGTTCCTCGTGCCATCCTGGTGGATCTAGAACCTGGGACCATGGACTCTGTTCGCTCAGGTCCTTTTGGCCAGATCTTTAGACCAGACAACTTTGTATTTG GTCAGTCTGGGGCAGGTAACAACTGGGCCAAAGGCCACTACACAGAGGGGGCCGAGCTGGTTGATTCTGTCCTGGATGTGGTACGGAAGGAGGCAGAGAGCTGTGACTGCCTGCAGGGCTTCCAGCTGACCCACTCACTGGGTGGAG TATCTGACACCGTGGTTGAGCCCTACAATGCCACCCTCTCCGTCCATCAGTTGGTAGAGAACACTGATGAGACCTATTGCATTGACAACGAGGCCCTCTATGATATCTGCTTCCGTACTCTGAAGCTGACCACACCAACCTACGGGGATCTGAACCACCTCGTCTCAGCCACCATGAGCGGTGTCACCACCTGCCTCCGCTTCCCTGGCCAGCTCAATGCTGACCTCCGCAAATTGGCAGTCAACATGGTCCCCTTCCCACGCCTCCATTTCTTTATGCCTGGCTTTGCCCCTCTCACCAGCCGTGGAAGCCAGCAATATCGAGCTCTTACAGTGCCAGAACTCACCCAGCAGGTCTTCGATGCCAAGAACATGATGGCTGCCTGTGACCCCCGCCACGGCCGATACCTCACCGTGGCTGCTGTCTTCCGTGGTCGGATGTCCATGAAGGAGGTCGATGAGCAGATGCTTAACGTGCAGAACAAAAACAGCAGCTACTTTGTGGAATGGATCCCCAACAACGTCAAGACAGCTGTCTGTGACATCCCACCTCGTGGCCTCAAGATGGCAGTCACCTTCATCGGCAACAGCACGGCCATCCAGGAGCTCTTCAAGCGCATCTCGGAGCAGTTCACTGCCATGTTCCGCCGGAAGGCCTTCCTCCACTGGTACACAGGCGAGGGCATGGACGAGATGGAGTTCACTGAGGCTGAGAGCAACATGAACGACCTCGTCTCTGAGTATCAGCAGTACCAGGATGCCACcgcagaagaggaggaggatttCGGTGAGGAGGCCGAAGAGGAGGCCTAA